The Amphiura filiformis chromosome 12, Afil_fr2py, whole genome shotgun sequence genome includes a region encoding these proteins:
- the LOC140166501 gene encoding neuronal acetylcholine receptor subunit alpha-10-like: MWKLRLCMLVRYLQCYLVLFLTTQAFCSTSASLYCQEESRLHNDLLNDTYDSRKPPGNCSGEPIDIEISMTLQDIVKLDENDEIFTASSWIRLNWLDERLVWDPEDYGDLEFIPTDASAVWTPILILENTVVGSFEDIISKRVNQATLASDGNVFLDFPLLHATSCKIAIAYFPFDVQNCLVQFSAERVPNTYITLRAGDITGDIGAIFKQWELQKLTGRSYTATEGKIRSFDVVEFDVQLNRLSAYHLSTTAAPVLILTLLGIVIFLIPPGSGERLSAGISVLLGLTFFELLVCDALPVSTSPPILGIYWLGSFLFVTLSVLLSLISVNLHNCGENIKGQFKRRLLLEILPRLCCTLDDDTTRVPTSNNDIAANVVFENVAATNKFSISDNEDSAIESANAVTLRTFHQGSDLAKEDSQYEARGRYSSASQVACSKVEASSDYQTATKTLDRFFLVVVTCAYIIFTLIVLTRRP, from the exons CTTTCTGCAGTACATCGGCATCCCTCTATTGTCAAGAGGAATCTCGCTTACATAACGATCTCTTAAACGATACCTATGATTCAAGGAAGCCACCTGGTAATTGCTCAGGCGAACCAATCGATATCGAGATCTCAATGACGCTACAAGATATAGTGAAACTG GATGAAAACGATGAAATATTTACAGCTTCATCGTGGATACGGTTG AATTGGTTAGATGAGCGGCTTGTGTGGGATCCTGAAGACTATGGTGACTTGGAATTCATTCCAACCGATGCATCTGCTGTTTGGACACCGATATTAATTCTTGAGAATAC AGTCGTTGGATCATTTGAAGACATCATTAGCAAACGTGTCAACCAAGCAACTCTTGCCTCCGACGGGAATGTCTTCTTAGATTTCCCACTCTTACACGCAACCtcttgtaaaattgcaattgcttatTTCCCTTTCGACGTGCAAAACTGCCTAGTGCAATTTAGTGCTGAACGTGTTCCAAACACCTATATTACTCTACGAGCTGGAGATATAACGGGCGATATTGGTGCTATCTTTAAGCAATGGGAATTACAAAAGCTTACAGGAAGATCTTATACTGCAACTGAAGGGAAAATAAGAAGTTTTGATGTTGTTGAATTTGACGTACAACTTAATCGATTGTCTGCATATCATTTGTCTACAACGGCCGCACCAGTGTTAATCCTGACACTGTTAGGGATTGTTATATTCTTAATACCACCAGGAAGCGGAGAGAGACTTTCCGCAGGGATCTCTGTATTACTAGGATTGACATTCTTCGAACTGCTGGTATGTGATGCGCTTCCAGTGAGCACTTCACCACCAATTCTGGGAATTTACTGGCTTGGGTCTTTCCTTTTCGTAACCCTATCGGTGTTATTATCACTTATTTCTGTTAACTTACACAATTGCGGTGAAAATATAAAAGGACAATTTAAAAGAAGGCTGTTGCTAGAAATTCTGCCAAGACTTTGTTGTACATTAGATGATGACACAACTCGTGTACCAACATCAAACAATGATATCGCAGCAAATGTAGTGTTTGAGAATGTTGCAGCTACAAACAAGTTTTCAATATCTGATAATGAGGACTCGGCCATAGAGAGCGCTAATGCAGTTACTTTGCGGACATTTCATCAAGGTAGCGATCTAGCAAAGGAAGATAGTCAGTATGAGGCGAGGGGGAGATATTCATCAGCTTCTCAAGTTGCATGTAGTAAAGTCGAG GCATCGTCAGACTACCAGACAGCTACGAAGACTTTGGACCGCTTCTTTTTAGTCGTGGTCACGTGTGCATATATCATTTTCACATTAATTGTTTTAACCAGACGACCATAA
- the LOC140166956 gene encoding uncharacterized protein, with translation MASWDLQESDLTLYENDRLGEGGFGTVYRANIKSIDQAVAAKKLKAVDVDIAKNVEVSLLQQMAHPNILRYFGAIVTKDKHIILVTELAEKGSLRGYLAKQKERLPDGLFFRWSLHGSLAVQYLQEMKVVHRDIKSPNFLIDKKDVLKLCDFGLARTLLIVMELPYSDLKIEERVMWAVGNENRRPAIPADVSPGLRSLLERCWDEDRNKRPHIDEVVHVIETE, from the exons ATGGCATCATGGGATTTACAAGAATCAGATCTGACCTTATACGAGAACGATCGACTGGGAGAAGGCGGTTTCGGAACAGTATACCGTGCTAATATAAAGAGTATAGACCAAGCCGTTGCCGCGAAGAAACTTAAGGCGGTAGATGTTGACATCGCTAAGAATGTAGAAGTAAGCTTGCTCCAGCAGATGGCTCATCCAAACATCCTGAGGTATTTTGGCGCAATCGTCACAAAGGACAAACACATCATTCTGGTAACAGAATTGGCAGAAAAAGGATCGCTCAGAGGCTACCTCGCAAAACAGAAAGAGCGATTGCCTGATGGTCTGTTCTTTAGATGGTCTTTACACGGATCGCTTGCTGTTCAGTATCTTCAGGAAATGAAAGTAGTTCACAGGGACATCAAGTCGCCTAATTTCCTGATAGATAAGAAGGACGTCCTCAAGTTGTGCGATTTTGGGCTCGCTAGGACATTG CTTATTGTGATGGAGTTGCCGTACAGTGACTTGAAGATTGAAGAACGTGTCATGTGGGCGGTTGGTAACGAAAACAGGAGGCCAGCGATACCAGCTGACGTGTCACCTGGGCTGAGAAGCTTGCTTGAGAGATGCTGGGATGAGGACCGCAACAAACGACCACACATTGACGAAGTTGTACATGTCATCGAGACAGAGTGA